The proteins below are encoded in one region of Telopea speciosissima isolate NSW1024214 ecotype Mountain lineage chromosome 10, Tspe_v1, whole genome shotgun sequence:
- the LOC122642979 gene encoding protein RDM1-like — protein MERAMPWSNQVDVLSSDSDSEAVNGNDKANGSHKNTINKPTEENVLEGAMIRRAEMYQEYMKQIQIPSYRASQISFNSWQGLAKSLKQLYGQPLHYLTNVLLKQWDQSRVGTDNEYQPLDTIIHSCKAEATIWLMEEIHRFTTSHHHIARLWLSDPMHHAYVDPIFPRI, from the exons ATGGAGAGGGCAATGCCATGGAGCAACCAAGTGGATGTTTTGTCATCCGACTCAGATTCAGAGGCTGTTAATGGGAATGATAAAGCAAATGGAAGTCATAAGAACACAATCAATAAACCGACTGAAGAAAATGTATTGGAAG GTGCAATGATCAGACGAGCAGAAATGTATCAGGAATATATGAAGCAGATTCAAATTCCTTCTTACCGTGCATCACAAATTTCGTTTAATTCATGGCAGGGACTAGCAAAATCCCTCAAGCAGTTATATGGGCAACCCCTGCACTATCTCACCAATGTCCTCCTTAAACAGTGGGACCAATCAAGGGTTGGAACTGATAATGAATATCAGCCGTTGGATACCATCATTCATTCTTGTAAAGCCGAAGCTACCATCTGGCTCATGGAAGAAATCCACAGGTTTACCACTTCACATCACCATATAGCAAGACTCTGGCTTTCTGACCCCATGCACCATGCGTATGTTGATCCAATCTTTCCACGGATATGA
- the LOC122642978 gene encoding type IV inositol polyphosphate 5-phosphatase 7-like → MRDGNSKKSKLSWSKTLVRKWFNIKSKAEDFHADDIVYGGGDEEPRNSFSEREAYTIKKSKTERLSRSSDRFRRGKIDVDTAEVTDVQNYRIFVATWNVGGKSPPSYLNLEDWLHTSPPADIYVLGFQEIVPLNAGNVLGSEDNGPARKWQALIRRTLNNIPGTSGSAGYHTPSPIPDPIVESVADFEGSMRQKASSFLPRRSFQTSRSMRMDYDISTLHPRLDRRFSVCDRVIFGHRPSDYDPNSRWGSSDDENGPTDSPSTIFSPMSYGGSTSMEDRERPSGHSRYCLVASKQMVGIFLTIWVRSDLRDDVRNMKVSCVGRGLMGYLGNKGSISISMSVHQTSFCFVCSHLTSGQKEGDELRRNSDVMEILRKTRFPRVQRVGDEKSPETILDHDRIIWLGDLNYRIALTYRSAKALVEMHNWRALLENDQLRLEQRRGRVFDGWNEGRIYFPPTYKYSNNSDRYAGDDMHPKEKRRTPAWCDRILWYGRGLHQLSYVRGESRFSDHRPVYSIFSAEVESISRSRFKKSMSCSSSRIEVEELLPYSHGYTELSFF, encoded by the exons ATGAGAGATGGGAACTCGAAGAAAAGCAAG CTCTCATGGTCCAAGACTCTTGTGAGGAAATGGTTCAATATCAAGAGTAAAGCTGAAGACTTTCacgctgatgatattgtttacGGAG GTGGTGATGAAGAACCGAGGAACAGCTTCTCAGAGAGGGAGGCATACACGATCAAGAAAAGCAAAACTG AGAGATTGAGCAGGAGCTCTGATCGGTTCCGTCGGGGGAAGATTGATGTTGATACTGCTGAGGTTACAGATGTGCAGAACTACAG GATCTTTGTAGCTACATGGAATGTGGGTGGAAAATCACCACCTAGTTACTTGAATCTTGAAGATTGGCTCCACACCTCACCTCCTGCAGATATTTATGTTCTTGG ATTTCAAGAAATTGTTCCCCTGAATGCCGGGAATGTTTTAGGCTCAGAAGACAATGGACCTGCAAGGAAGTGGCAGGCTCTCATCCGAAGGACTCTTAACAATATCCCTGGCACCAGCGGAAGCGCAGGTTACCACACGCCTTCTCCAATCCCTGATCCAATTGTAGAATCGGTTGCAGATTTTGAAGGTTCAATGAGACAGAAGGCCTCTTCTTTCCTACCGCGCCGGTCATTCCAGACAAGTCGTAGCATGAGAATGGACTATGACATTTCAACCCTGCATCCCCGGCTTGATCGACGATTCAGTGTATGCGATCGGGTTATTTTCGGTCACAGGCCGAGTGATTATGATCCCAATTCCAGATGGGGTTCATCTGATGATGAAAATGGGCCTACGGATTCCCCGAGTACCATCTTCTCACCAATGTCCTATGGGGGTTCCACATCCATGGAGGACAGAGAGAGACCATCTGGGCACTCAAGGTACTGCCTAGTTGCGAGTAAGCAAATGGTTGGGATATTTCTCACAATCTGGGTGAGGAGTGACCTGAGGGATGATGTACGGAATATGAAAGTTTCATGTGTAGGCAGGGGATTGATGGGTTATCTTGGAAACAAG GGCTCAATCTCGATCAGCATGTCTGTACACCAAACTAGCTTCTGCTTCGTCTGTAGTCATCTAACCTCTGGACAGAAAGAAGGTGATGAACTAAGAAGAAACTCTGATGTCATGGAGATCCTGAGGAAGACAAGGTTTCCACGTGTTCAAAGAGTAGGGGATGAGAAATCGCCTGAAACAATCCTCGATCATGA TCGAATTATATGGCTTGGGGATTTGAATTACCGAATTGCTCTAACTTATCGCTCTGCAAAGGCTCTTGTGGAGATGCACAACTGGAGGGCATTGTTAGAAAATGATCAG CTTCGGTTAGAACAGAGACGAGGTCGTGTATTCGACGGATGGAATGAGGGAAGGATATATTTTCCCCCCACCTACAAATATTCAAACAATTCAGACAGATATGCAGGGGATGACATGCACCCTAAAGAGAAGCGACGAACACCTGCGTG GTGTGATCGCATCTTGTGGTATGGAAGGGGCCTCCATCAATTATCATATGTTCGTGGGGAGTCTAGATTCTCGGATCATAGACCAGTTTATAGCATTTTCTCAGCTGAAGTCGAGTCCATCAGCCGTAGCCGTTTTAAGAAAAGCATGAGTTGCTCTAGTTCCAGAATTGAGGTAGAAGAGCTGTTACCATACTCACATGGATACACTGAACTTAGTTTCTTTTGA
- the LOC122642678 gene encoding uncharacterized protein LOC122642678 isoform X2 — MPVKRSRIARSSSLGETGLFSQVRPIDAPTAIWENNPAPSAVKRPVQKFSKPSYVKPEKSCQKILTIASPVRESSSEDPESCVDAKVGRFLEACYLCKKKIGERDEVFMYSCQCRDQQIALDKGIEKSAGDSTENAVLRHWEQNLKGCYGGQKPQIEKDMVS, encoded by the exons ATGCCGGTTAAACGATCTCGCATTGCAAGATCTTCGAGCTTGGGAGAGACCGGTTTGTTCAGCCAAGTGAGGCCGATTGATGCTCCGACAGCTATTTGGGAAAACAATCCAGCTCCGTCTGCCGTTAAAAGACCGGTTCAGAAGTTCTCGAAGCCGTCATATGTGAAACCAGAGAAATCTTGCCAAAAGATTCTGACGATTGCATCGCCTGTTCGGGAGTCGAGCTCGGAGGATCCTGAATCTTGCGTTGATGCCAAGGTTGGCAGGTTTCTTGAGGCATGCTATCTCTGCAAGAAGAAGATTGGCGAGAGAGATGAAGTTTTCATGTACAG CTGCCAATGTCGAGATCAACAAATTGCTTTAGACAAAGGAATAGAGAAATCTGCTGGAGATTCAACAGAAAATGCAGTTTTGAGACATTGGGAGCAGAACTTGAAGGGCTGTTATGGTGGTCAAAAGCCTCAAATTGAGAAGGATATGGTTTCTTAG
- the LOC122642678 gene encoding FCS-Like Zinc finger 1-like isoform X1, with amino-acid sequence MPVKRSRIARSSSLGETGLFSQVRPIDAPTAIWENNPAPSAVKRPVQKFSKPSYVKPEKSCQKILTIASPVRESSSEDPESCVDAKVGRFLEACYLCKKKIGERDEVFMYSYLRAFCSCQCRDQQIALDKGIEKSAGDSTENAVLRHWEQNLKGCYGGQKPQIEKDMVS; translated from the exons ATGCCGGTTAAACGATCTCGCATTGCAAGATCTTCGAGCTTGGGAGAGACCGGTTTGTTCAGCCAAGTGAGGCCGATTGATGCTCCGACAGCTATTTGGGAAAACAATCCAGCTCCGTCTGCCGTTAAAAGACCGGTTCAGAAGTTCTCGAAGCCGTCATATGTGAAACCAGAGAAATCTTGCCAAAAGATTCTGACGATTGCATCGCCTGTTCGGGAGTCGAGCTCGGAGGATCCTGAATCTTGCGTTGATGCCAAGGTTGGCAGGTTTCTTGAGGCATGCTATCTCTGCAAGAAGAAGATTGGCGAGAGAGATGAAGTTTTCATGTACAG TTACTTGCGTGCATTTTGCAGCTGCCAATGTCGAGATCAACAAATTGCTTTAGACAAAGGAATAGAGAAATCTGCTGGAGATTCAACAGAAAATGCAGTTTTGAGACATTGGGAGCAGAACTTGAAGGGCTGTTATGGTGGTCAAAAGCCTCAAATTGAGAAGGATATGGTTTCTTAG